The Meriones unguiculatus strain TT.TT164.6M chromosome 16, Bangor_MerUng_6.1, whole genome shotgun sequence genomic sequence aatgcagAAAGAGGACCTAAaaacccagctcagatgtagcccatagactcagtctccaagtagggtccctagtaagaggagccagggactttctctggcatgaactcagtggcttgcttgCTCTCAGAACACCTCCCTCTGTGGGATatagccttgccagtccacagaggaagacaatgcaaccagtcccgatgagacctgataggctaggttcaaatagaaggagaggaggacctcccctatcattggactaggggaggggcatagaggaagaagagggagggacggtgggattgggaggaaatgagggaggggggccacagcagggatacaaattgaataaattttaataaataataataataataaaagaaaaaagttcagaTGCTGGAAAGGTCCCAGTTATCATAGCCTGGTTTGCTGAGTCATTATTAAGGCCCTGTCTGCATGCTGactcacagatttttttttcctgccctcCTCTGTATTAACGGTTGGATCTCAGATGTTTCTTGTCATTTTACATGCTTTTTCTTACTGTCTAACTCTTCCACATGTTCTAAGATTTTGGATCCCAGGCAAGACTCTTACCGCATATCTAATTGTTCTCTTTCCCCAAGGCCTGACAACCGGAAGTGTCAGCATGACCAGACAATGTGCCTATCTTATCATCccccttttccatttctttcctgcAAAATGTGGAACATACCATCTACATGTGGTTTTCACATTATAACTCCTTCCTCACATGGCCAGGCTCTTTCTAAACAGAGAGGTCAACCTCAGTTGTTTGTCTTCTCAACCACAGTAGACTCTAAGCCACCGCTTGCATAGCCTGCCTACAATGCTGACCCATACTTGGCTACTTTCAGGATagtgactgtggtggtttgaattgttttttttttttttcttgattttttttttttttttttttgaggcagcatTTTGAAACTGTcttagaactagctctgtagacaggctggcctcgaacccacagagatccgcctacatGTGTctctgtagtgctgggattaaaggcctgtgtcaccattGCTGGACAGCTGtagtggtctgaatgagaatggactTCATAAGCTCAGATATTTGACTGTTTGGTCTCTGGTTGGTGAAACTACTCAGGGAAggttaggaggtatagccttgttaaaggtgtgttactgggggtgggctttgaggtttcaaaagcctatgccatttctctctctcctctctctttctctccctttcggccctccccacctccctaaaCCTCTGTGACTGTAAGcccccaataaactctttttttttaatgttacctTTAATGTCATGGTGCTGTGTCACAGCAACATAAAAGTAAGCAGGACATGTTTTatagattaaaataaaacatattctctagcccagtgattctcaaccttcctaaggctgtgaccctttaaaatAGTCCCTCATATCGTGGTGAcctcctaaccataaaattattttcattgttacttcataaatgtaattttgctactgttatgaaacaCATTGTCTGTTTTAGATAGTCTTAGGTGACGCTTGTAGCCCCTTAGAtggagaactgctgctctagtcCATTAACTATTTGAGGGGCATCTTTGTACATATAGTGGATCCCATTCACCAAAAGGCACATCATATTACAccatatagattaaaaataaaaccttggaTTCCCCTCAAGGATGTGCTACCCTTGGATATATCAGTTTTGGTCACATGTCCTATCATGCAACTGTTCTGCCAAAATACATgccaaaaccaagaaaacattaaaaagtgaaaatacacTTAGAGTTTACCCAAACAGTAATAGTCATCATTTTTTAAACATCTCATTACAtctgtgtacttgtgtgtgcagTGGTAGTGgggtgtgggcatgtgtgtgcaatAGCCCAGATGAGGAAGTCAGAGGAAATTTGCagtagtcagttctctccttccactctgtcaGGTCTGGGCATGGAATTGGGATTGTTAGGTAGATTAAGGCTGAATACAGACATGACGTATTTGCAGGTCAGCAGGTCAGTCAGTGAATGAGCAGAGTAAAAATGACAATAAGAGGAACATGCTGCCTCTAGCCTCAACACCCTGCCAGAGACACAGTGCCCGGAAAGGACGGTCTCTCCAGGATTTCCCCTCCGTTCCCTTAGGGAATGTCTCTCTGGACACCTCCATGAAAAATGTTAATTATGGGAGTGAGACACAGATTCCCAGAGCTGCCTCCCCTCTTCTAAGGAGTAGGGAAAGCAgattcctctgtttcttctcttgTGAGAAGAGGTGTCAATGTTCTCCCCTGCTCTCTCCCattagattttaggatgttttcAGTGCAGTCACCAGCTACCACCACAAAACTCAAGCTTGTGTCCTGTTTGTACCCTCACAGGGCTCTGCAGTAACGGCCcccacctcctctgcctctgtACCCTCAGTCACCTGTGCTTCCTTTTCCcaaatcatttatttacttatctgcTGAACAGGATGGCACCCACCCCTTGTCTAATTCCTGGAATGCCTGGCTCTTATCTCAGCTACTCATTCCAGCAGCCAACACAGCCAAGTATTTTCGTCTTTTGTTAACCTTTCCCTCTCATTTCAAAACCACAGAATCCAGAACACAAGCAAGACACCCACGAAAACTCAGTCTTAAAACAGGGGCCAGACATGAAGGTAAGTGTGTTACATTGCCCTGAGAATAAATGGTTTTTGCAGCGCGGGGTCACAGTCTAGAAAATCAAGGGAGCCTTTAAAGACATGTTATACAATTTACAACAGATTTGCCTTCTGAAAAATcatcagtggtgtgtgtgtgtgtgtgtgtgttatgactGTGTTCTTGGGAATTTGTGCATAacacaaagacattgtgaaaTTGTATTAGTGTGTACCTGTTTTAATGTCTGAAGCTAAAGGATTTCAGACTTGCCTAGCTATACTGATACAtggttatgaaatcacaatactgAAGAATTTGAGTTTTTGTAATTCAACACCTCTAGCCACCACTACTTCACAAAGTTAAATGCCATGTCTAATATTTTATCTATGTTCCAATGCTGTAAAGTTGTCTAGAAATAAAGAGAAGGCTTTGTATGTCCTTTCATCTTCCACAGTCTAGCATATAAAGCCAAGAACCTATAAAGCCAAGACCTTGGAGTTAGTCAGGTCTGAGTTAAAATTTTATATCATTTGCAAACTTTGTGACAGTGGACACTGCCTGACTTCCAGTCAAGGGAATATTAAAGTTAGTATATGAAAGGGAAATCGATTTTCACATCAATTCTGTCTCCACTCGTTTCCTGGAGCAGGAGTGGTCCAgaaacacacacctgtaatctctgcACTCAAGATGGAAGGAAGCAAGACAattctgagttagaggccagcttagACTGCATAATCagactgtcttgaaaagcaaaactatTTCTCAAGGCCAAAGGTGTGATTCACTGTGTGACCAGTTGGGGGATATATATTCAACATCCGTGAGGCCCTCAGTTCAGTTTCCAACCAAAAAGTACcaaacactgaaaacaaaaatgcATACACTGGTTTATAACCTAGGGATAACAGCTGACACTCACCTGCTGAGTGCCAGGCACCATTCAAATCACTCTGTGTATTTAACTCCTGTTACAAAGTTACATTTCTATGTGAAGAACAGGAGCATTTAAGTACATGCCCACAATAATCAGCTAGAAAGTAGCAGAATCAAGACTCAAACCTAAGGAGTCTAGCCCTGcatcttctttttattaaaacttaTTCTGCCTGGTGAAGATAAGtgaagctgttttgttttttgttttttgtttaaattgGGAGAGGGATTACTTCCTTAAAAACATGTAAAAGATTGTGATTGCTAGATTGGGTGTAGAAAATGCCTGCCACATCATAcatgtgtaggccagaggacaacttgaaggagtcagttctcttcactCTATGGGTCCACGGATGGAACTCAGGCCATAGGCAGCAAGTGCCTCTACCTGGTGAGCCGTCTTGCCAGCCCAGAGGACAGTGATTTTTTATTAAAAGCAGTGAGTGTTTTTATAAGTTATGTATATGATATCTGTCATAAAACAAGCGTGAAAGATTTCTGTGTACTTTTTGTTTATTCCACCAAACATGAGGATTTCCATACCACCAAATATTGAATTCAGCATCAATACCTATAGTCTTGAAAttgaggtttttctttctttcttgcgttttttaagtttgtttgagAAATGGTTGACAGAAAAGCCTTTGATAATCCAAGAAGTCATCCACTTTGAACTCCACCATTCACACAGGACAAAACAGAGGCAGAATGACATGAAGTGATTTCACATCTCAAAAAGCAGCCAGAGGAGATGGTTCTAGCTAGGACTGAGGTCTCCTCATTTCTGGTCTGACAGGAAGCATTTCTTCCTCCAACAGGCTAGTCTGTGGTGAGCCTGGATGCCACATTCACAGAAGGAGGATCTGTGCATTCTTAGTATCCTCCATGGGTTAGACCATAGCATAacatgttaaaaacaaactcatggAGTTGGAACATAGTTCAGTATTGATCATATGcccagcaagcacaaggcccCAGATTCAGTCCTCTCAAGGGGAAAAAGATGGAGGCACAATAAAACTTTTAGGGAGTTTATTTGATAAAGCAGCTGTTCCTAAATCAGGCAGAAGTAAGTCAGTGAGCCACAGAGGGAAAACAAAGGGAACATtttgataggataaacatataagtaaaacaaaaaaaacatttgcttggaggctgggcatggtagctcatgcTTATAATCACAGCTCTCTGGGGCTGTACAcaagagggtcaggagttcaaggccatcctctgcTACAAATAGAACTgaagaccaacctgggcttcatgagaCCCTGCTGAAAGcagtgagggaaggaaggaaggaaacaggaaagaggcAGCGGCAAAAGAAGGaggcaaggaggaaggaaaaggagaataaAGAGAAAACTATTTGATTGGCTACAGTTGTCGTATTTGGTCTAGTTCCGTAGAAAGTCTATAGCTGCATATACTCGTTGGCTAATTGGTTGTTTTTGTATAATATAGGCATTTACAAGAAGCGCATGCACTTTGTTTTGCTCGTGGAGCAGAGTTGAGCGTGAAACCTGGCTGGCTTGGTCTGCTCAGGGCTCTCTTGGCTTTAACTGCTACATAAACAAAAACCGGTGGCAATGTTGCTCTATCTTGGTCTCTCCAGGCTTAGCTTTAGACAAGGCCCACTTTCATGGAGAACGGGGGCAGAAGCCTCAGAGTGGAGTGTGTCCTTGTCGTGAATAGcagtaagacagggtctctctatgtagctctggctgagcTGGAACTCactagaccagactggcctcaaatcgCAGAGATTCTCCGGAAGTCCTGTGCTGTCGCGCCCTCTAGCATTAAAATGTTTGTCTCATCCTTCCGAATCCTCTCGGAGTTTCCCTTCAGGCTAACCACAGCTCAGAGGAGCGCTTCCTGCTGATGGGTTTCACCGACTGGCCCTCCCTGCAGCCGGTCCTCTTCGCACTGGTCCTTCTCTGCTACCTACTAACGCTGACAGGCAACGCGGCGTTGGTGCTGCTGGCCATCCGCGACTCGCGCCTACACACTCCCATGTACTACTTCCTCTGCCACTTGGCTCTGGTGGATGTGGGCTTCACCACTAGCGTGGTTCCACCGCTGCTGGCCAGCCTGCGCGGGCCTGTGCTGCAGCTGCCGCGCGGCTGGTGCCTGGCGCAGCTGTGCTCGTCCCTGGCCCTGGGCTCTGCCGAGTGCGTGCTGCTGGCGGTCATGGCGCTGGACCGCGCGGCCGCCGTGTGCCGCCCGCTGCGCTACTCCGCGCTGGCCTCGCCGCTGCTGTGCCGCACGCTGGCCGGCGCCTCCTGGCTCGGTGGCCTGGCCAACTCCGCGGCGCAGACCGCTCTGCTGGCCGCGCGTCCGCTGTGCGCGCCACGCCGTCTGGACCACTTCATCTGCGAGCTGCCCGCGCTGCTGCAGCTGGCTTGCCGAGACGGCCGCGGCGCCACGGAGCGCCAGATGTTCGCCGCGCGCGTGGTCATCCTGCTGGTGCCTTCTGCGGTCATCCTGGCCTCCTACACCGCCGTGGGCCGCGCGGTCTGGGGCATGCAGTCCCGCGCCGGCTGGCGGAAAGCCGCGAGCACTTGTGGCTCTCACTTGACCGCTGTCTGCCTGTTTTATGGCTCCGCCACCTACACCTACCTGCAACCCACGCACAGTTACAACCAGGGCCGCGGCAAGTTCGTCTCGCTCTTCTACACGGTGGTCACACCCGCGCTCAATCCTCTCATCTACACGCTGCGAAACAAGGAAGTGAAGGGGGCGGCGCTGAGGCTCTTGCGAAGTGTGAGGAGGCGGCAGATAGGACAGTGACAGGGCCCAGAAATAGGATGCCCATATTGTTTGTCTTTGCATGGGAATCTGCAAGTTTTGTCCTTCAGAATTCCTGGATTAGCGGAAGGAGACCCCTTTCTCTTGCCGGGTAGGGTTTGAATTCTTGGGGTGTGGGGGGACCTGAAATAGATAAACACGCATATATGGTGGTGGGGTAAATGACTCTTGGGACTTCCGTGAGAAAGGAAGCATGAGGAATAAGGAGGCCATGTCCTCAGGAGAGTTTGTAGCCGGCCCTGTGGATTCCACATGGAGATAAGACGATGAGTACCCTGGTGCTGACCTTTAGTTTTCCCCAAGCttacgaacaaacaaacaaaaaacatgaaaaattccaTGGCCTCAGCTGTCAGATGGGGTCCCTCTGGTTAACAAGGAAGTCATGGGCCCTACCTTACAGAGATCCCTTCCAGAAACAGGATATGGTTTCCATTTTAGTGGAGCCAGTCTCCAGCTATTGCAGACTTAGCAAGGTGACCAATGCCCACTTCAGAACACTACAAAGAATGTCTGTAAATACAGGCAGTTGTGCTGGGCCTAAGCTAGGAATCCCATCTGCAGAATATGAAGAGGAAGGCATTCATGATCAGGCTATGAGAAAAGCCTGCATCTGACCAGGAGTGAGACAGAGgagcaaagagaagaaaggtgGAGAAAGGGACTCCAGTTCCCAAGACAGGAGCAGCGACCTGCTGATGAAGGAAGAGCTGTCTGTCAGAAGAACCCAGAAGTCAGCTCCTTCCCTTCCTTAACCAGAGATGAACTTTTGTTAGGGTTAGACACACCAGATGGAGAAGATGCTTGATTTTATTTCACATCAAATATCTAGAAATTAAAAGATGATTGAAtgaatttataaatcatttattgaCTGTGATCCTGTTAcagtaaaaaaaatcataatacattatttctcttttttaaaagtagGACTCAATTTGCTTCAGTAATTATTCATTGATCCACCTATCCCTGACTCCCAgggaattaaaagtgtgcaccaccacacctgactaagGTTTCAGTTTTTGCTCTCAACAACAATCCTGCCACATGAtgaattattattaaaaacaaggaagcacAGACTTGACAAATATTCTTAATTCACCCACTCAGATCAAGTCTTTATTTCactctcattattttttttatctcacCCAGAGGTATGATTGGTAATAGCTAAAAGAAAATGGGCTTTGATCCTTTCATCACCCCATCCCCATCATCACCCCCCAATGCAGCGCACTGTCAGAAAGAGCAAAGTGCCGCTCTTGATGTTGTAGTCAGCCATGACCTTTCCATCTTCCAGCCTCTTTCCATTGCAAGTCACGATCTGATCCTTGGGGCTCACAGCTGTCTCACTCTTAATCATGTCTTTCACCTGGGCAACTGAGCTGGATCTTCGAACTTGGAGGAGGTGCCTTTGCCCTTCATTGCTTAACTCCACCAGAAACAGGGGC encodes the following:
- the LOC110563042 gene encoding putative olfactory receptor 2I1, with amino-acid sequence CLILPNPLGVSLQANHSSEERFLLMGFTDWPSLQPVLFALVLLCYLLTLTGNAALVLLAIRDSRLHTPMYYFLCHLALVDVGFTTSVVPPLLASLRGPVLQLPRGWCLAQLCSSLALGSAECVLLAVMALDRAAAVCRPLRYSALASPLLCRTLAGASWLGGLANSAAQTALLAARPLCAPRRLDHFICELPALLQLACRDGRGATERQMFAARVVILLVPSAVILASYTAVGRAVWGMQSRAGWRKAASTCGSHLTAVCLFYGSATYTYLQPTHSYNQGRGKFVSLFYTVVTPALNPLIYTLRNKEVKGAALRLLRSVRRRQIGQ